From Coregonus clupeaformis isolate EN_2021a unplaced genomic scaffold, ASM2061545v1 scaf0612, whole genome shotgun sequence, a single genomic window includes:
- the LOC121565912 gene encoding uncharacterized protein LOC121565912: MLVEEVEEAKCDQSGMYLISVEEHKTNRDHGMVQMSLTKDEYTWFSDFLKFKHCLPGGKKSQHFFFNSTSTQLKNLPAYLREVWKEMGLPETPTFTDLRTSIVTHVKNMLPKADRERVANFMCHDIQTADTFYAINLNPSQASETRALFEAALKGEDTSVTTENQASTSSKRKRKAREEDSLSEGSTTPEETKVMYQESGPSSRDSEEEEVEDEERTARQPVTPSKLTMPELEQYHTPNKKQLILRRRMVVAVSPLLVSPIKLKSKSPLTSPIVTMQGMQQLNSNEDRLKKAIASRRRKLDEKVHKERGETLKDSLTFTLF, from the exons AtgttggtggaggaggtggaggaggctaaATGTGACCAGTCTGGGATGTATCTGATCAGT GTAGAGGAACACAAAACGAATAGAGACCATGGCATGGTCCAGATGTCGCTGACAAAGGATGAGTACACTTGGTTTTCAGACTTCCTCAAATTCAAGCACTGCCTCCCAGGGGGAAAAAAGTCCCAGCACTTTTTTTTCAATTCTACAAGCACTCAGCTCAAgaacctgcctgcctacctgaggGAGGTGTGGAAGGAGATGGGTCTGCCTGAAACTCCTACCTTCACTGACCTGCGGACCTCCATTGTCACTCAT GTCAAAAACATGCTCCCGAAGGCTGACAGGGAAAGGGTGGCCAACTTCATGTGCCACGACATCCAGACGGCAGATACATTTTATGCCATCAATTTAAATCCGTCCCAAGCCAGTGAAACCAGGGCACTCTTCGAGGCAGCATTAAAGGGAGAAGATACCTCTGTCACCACCGAGAACCAGGCCTCCACCTCTTCAAAAAGAAAGCGGAAGGCAAGAGAGGAGGACTCCCTCTCCGAGGGGAGCACCACCCCCGAAGAGACCAAGGTGATGTACCAGGAGTCTGGCCCGTCCTCCAGGGACTCGGAGGAGGAAGAGGTCGAGGATGAGGAACGGACGGCCAGACAACCTGTG ACACCCTCCAAGTTGACCATGCCTGAGCTGGAGCAGTACCATACCCCgaacaagaagcagctcatcctcAGGCGCCGCATGGTGGTCGCCGTCAGCCCCCTGCTAGTCTCACCCATCAAATTGAAGAGCAAGTCGCCCCTCACCTCCCCCATTGTCACGATGCAAGGTATGCAGCAGCTGAATTCAAATGAAGACCGACTCAAAAAAGCCATTGCCTCAAGGAGGAGGAAGCTGGATGAGAAGGTTCACAAGGAAAGAGGGGAGACTCTTAAAGACTCACTCACATTTACACTGTTCTGA
- the LOC121565910 gene encoding uncharacterized protein LOC121565910 isoform X1 yields MDSHTELNRAQRRRALEEVKRRLTMERLAALRASVPAIPVATDFDIVETARQEEEEDNFLDTFAEEEEEEGCTNDYCHCQAPLLRLQKALKERDEALTKKSETIQSIREDNLKLISELHRVRKRYQLLKRQMGILRVSPAKERSAKRSLSFQAEADTAQEELQLDQVTGSGDQTEEATASGSGSKLIFPGSAISVFLEGFRKTCEGPNPNYKLRENCAGKIKRVTQFLNYMAKDETYPSNLIFLINHDKIRG; encoded by the exons ATGGACTCCCATACAGAGCTCAACAGAGCACAGAGGAGACGGGCTTTAGAGGAGGTGAAGAGACGTCTGACAATGGAGAGGCTGGCGGCATTGAGGGCGTCGGTCCCTGCCATCCCAGTGGCCACCGATTTTGATATCGTGGAGACTGCGAggcaagaagaagaggaggataacTTTTTAGATACTTttgcagaggaagaggaggaagagggttgCACTAATGATTATTGCCACTGCCAAGCACCACTTTTGAGGCTGCAGAAAGCTttgaaagagagggatgaggccCTGACCAAGAAAAGTGAGACCATCCAATCCATTAGAGAGGACAACCTGAAGCTGATCTCTGAGCTGCATAGAGTGAGGAAGAGGTACCAGCTACTGAAAAGGCAGATGGGGATTCTCAGGGTGAGTCCGGCAAAGGAGAGGTCGGCAAAGAGGTCCCTCAGCTTTCAGGCCGAGGCAGACACAGCCCAAGAGGAGCTGCAGCTGGACCAAGTGACAGGTTCAGGGGACCAGACAGAGGAGGCTACAGCGTCCGGATCTGGCAGCAAACTTATCTTCCCGGGCTCTGCCATCA gtgtgtttcttgagGGATTCAGGAAGACCTGTGAGGGCCCCAATCCAAATTATAAGCTAAGGGAAAATTGTGCCGGAAAGATCAAAAGGGTGACGCAATTTTTGAACTACATGGCGAAGGATGAGACCTACCCATCCAATCTCATTTTCCTGATTAACCATGACAAAATAAGGGG gtga
- the LOC121565910 gene encoding uncharacterized protein LOC121565910 isoform X2 — protein sequence MDSHTELNRAQRRRALEEVKRRLTMERLAALRASVPAIPVATDFDIVETARQEEEEDNFLDTFAEEEEEEGCTNDYCHCQAPLLRLQKALKERDEALTKKSETIQSIREDNLKLISELHRVRKRYQLLKRQMGILRVSPAKERSAKRSLSFQAEADTAQEELQLDQVTGSGDQTEEATASGSGSKLIFPGSAISVFLEGFRKTCEGPNPNYKLRENCAGKIKRVTQFLNYMAKDETYPSNLIFLINHDKIRG from the exons ATGGACTCCCATACAGAGCTCAACAGAGCACAGAGGAGACGGGCTTTAGAGGAGGTGAAGAGACGTCTGACAATGGAGAGGCTGGCGGCATTGAGGGCGTCGGTCCCTGCCATCCCAGTGGCCACCGATTTTGATATCGTGGAGACTGCGAggcaagaagaagaggaggataacTTTTTAGATACTTttgcagaggaagaggaggaagagggttgCACTAATGATTATTGCCACTGCCAAGCACCACTTTTGAGGCTGCAGAAAGCTttgaaagagagggatgaggccCTGACCAAGAAAAGTGAGACCATCCAATCCATTAGAGAGGACAACCTGAAGCTGATCTCTGAGCTGCATAGAGTGAGGAAGAGGTACCAGCTACTGAAAAGGCAGATGGGGATTCTCAGGGTGAGTCCGGCAAAGGAGAGGTCGGCAAAGAGGTCCCTCAGCTTTCAGGCCGAGGCAGACACAGCCCAAGAGGAGCTGCAGCTGGACCAAGTGACAGGTTCAGGGGACCAGACAGAGGAGGCTACAGCGTCCGGATCTGGCAGCAAACTTATCTTCCCGGGCTCTGCCATCA gtgtgtttcttgagGGATTCAGGAAGACCTGTGAGGGCCCCAATCCAAATTATAAGCTAAGGGAAAATTGTGCCGGAAAGATCAAAAGGGTGACGCAATTTTTGAACTACATGGCGAAGGATGAGACCTACCCATCCAATCTCATTTTCCTGATTAACCATGACAAAATAAGGGGGTAA
- the LOC121565913 gene encoding N-lysine methyltransferase KMT5A-like, whose amino-acid sequence MRRDYVIAHFPRREPTARKAEKYIKRQNWEKNKVKVEDVLRYWQPSTNIDTKNENKAIVKLVKSQKWKGLYISNDPVKGRKVMTTRKFAEGEVVCDYHGLPLSGKQGKELLAATDEDEMGYLYFYKDVSGKTCCIDAKTVPCPCHPEKDTIGRRINHSRKRSNIKGQLQQLEEDSKVWNVILFIAQRDIPVQEELLFDYGVSRKYFGGEG is encoded by the exons ATGAGACGGGATTATGTGATCG CTCATTTCCCCAGAAGAGAACCCACTGCCAGAAAAGCAGAGAAATACATTAAACGGCAGAACTGGGAGAAGAACAAAGTGAAGGTGGAGGATGTCCTTCGTTACTGGCAACCTTCAACCAACATTGACACAAAAAATGAAAACAAAGCAATTGTGAAACTGGTGAAGTCCCAGAAGTGGAAAGGATTGTACATTTCCAATGACCCTGTCAAAGGAAGAAAGGTCATGACAACACGGAAATTTGCTGAAGGGGAAGTCGTCTGTGACTACCACGGTCTCCCACTCTCAGGGAAGCAGGGGAAAGAACTTTTGGCAGCAACAGATGAAGACGAGATGGGGTACCTATATTTCTATAAGGATGTATCAGGGAAAACATGCTGCATAGATGCCAAGACTGTGCCCTGCCCTTGCCACCCAGAGAAGGACACAATTGGACGGAGGATCAACCACTCCAGAAAGAGAAGCAACATTAAAGGTCAGCTTCAGCAACTTGAAGAGGATAGCAAAGTGTGGAACGTCATCCTTTTCATTGCCCAACGAGACATTCCGGTGCAGGAAGAACTGTTGTTTGACTATGGGGTGTCAAGAAAATATTTTGGTGGAGAAGGATAA